Below is a window of candidate division WOR-3 bacterium DNA.
CGACAGGCACCCCGTTTCGGGAAGCTTCCACGAGGCATTTCAGATTGCAGATTGGCGATAGTAGATCGGCCGCGGTCTGACGGAGTCGGAACCGCGCGAAGTTACCCGGGTTTTCCGGCTGCGGTGATGGTCCAGCCCCGGCCGCGCCGGGCCGGCTAGGGCAGCGTGTCGCGGCGGAGGTAAAGCTGGAGGTCGCGGCGCACGGCTGAGCCGAACACACCGACCCCGCCGGTCACACGGTTCACGTACTGACCGCCCCCGCCGTCGACCCAGTAGAAGTAGTTGGAGTCCACCGCGTAGACGCTGAGCCGCTGGCTCACGGCGGTGTCGCCGTAGAGGAAGGCGAGGTGCGGGATGTTCACCTTCAAAGAGTCGTAGTCGTCGCCGAGCGAGTCGTTCGCTATGACCAGGTCGAAGACAAACTCCTGACGCTGCTGTTCAAAGCGACGCGACAGGTAGTAGCCTTTCGCCCCGGGGCAGCGGCTCCAGCCGATCGAGTCAGCCAGCGTCACCGTGTCGCCGTCTTCGGGATAGAGAATCGTGAAGTCACAGGGAGTGATCGTCGAGGCGTTCACCGTGTCGAACCCGGCACGGGTCACGCGTAGCCGGATAGTTTCATCCGGGCCGATCGCCGGGGCGGAGCCGGTCCAGTCGAACGCGTAGCGGTCGCGGTCGGCCCAGGGCAGGCGGAACGAATCGGCGGCACGGAAGAGCCACACATCGGCGCCGGCAAAGGTGCTGTCGAACTGCTCGTCCAGGCCGTAGGTCCGATTGACCTGCACAGATGCCGCGGTTGCGCCGACCCGGAGCTGGG
It encodes the following:
- a CDS encoding DUF4249 family protein, with protein sequence MKRIADQMCCHSGGRAAALALVLALLFGCDGGPDGQFVPELAVHAQLRVGATAASVQVNRTYGLDEQFDSTFAGADVWLFRAADSFRLPWADRDRYAFDWTGSAPAIGPDETIRLRVTRAGFDTVNASTITPCDFTILYPEDGDTVTLADSIGWSRCPGAKGYYLSRRFEQQRQEFVFDLVIANDSLGDDYDSLKVNIPHLAFLYGDTAVSQRLSVYAVDSNYFYWVDGGGGQYVNRVTGGVGVFGSAVRRDLQLYLRRDTLP